One window from the genome of Jeotgalibaca sp. MA1X17-3 encodes:
- a CDS encoding nicotinate phosphoribosyltransferase, with the protein MEETYKDDGRALHTDLYQINMMKTYWDEGITEKRSVFELYFRNYPFKNGYAVFAGLERLVKYVEELQFTESDIDFLRDSQEYPEEFLTYLKNLRFTGTIRSALEGDLVFANEPIVQVEGPLAECQLIETALLNIVNFQTLIATKAARLKYVAEDDILMEFGSRRAQEMDAALWGARSAYVGGFDATSNTRAGKLFGIPIAGTHAHSLVQVYRNDYDAFSAYARSHKNCVFLVDTYDTLRSGVPNAIRVAKEMGDKINFAGVRIDSGDMAYLSKKVRQQLDEAGFPNAKIYASNDLDEMTILNLKMQGAKIDVWGVGTKLITAFDQPALGAVYKLVSIEDHKGEMVDTLKISSNAEKVSTPGRKQVWRITRKRDGKSEGDYIALWQEEPDKEKELFMFHPIYTYINKTITDFDARPILQDIIVEGKRVYELPSLEEVRAYATEQLHDLWDEYKRILNPEDYPVDLSQETYDHKMRTIKRLKEEVRKNGEPL; encoded by the coding sequence TTGGAAGAAACCTACAAAGACGATGGTCGCGCACTACATACTGACCTCTACCAAATTAATATGATGAAAACGTACTGGGATGAAGGAATAACGGAAAAAAGATCTGTTTTCGAATTGTATTTCCGTAACTATCCATTTAAAAATGGGTATGCTGTTTTTGCTGGTCTAGAACGTTTAGTAAAATATGTTGAAGAATTACAATTCACTGAAAGTGATATTGACTTCTTGCGTGATTCCCAAGAGTATCCAGAAGAATTTTTGACGTATCTAAAAAACTTACGTTTTACTGGAACCATTCGTTCTGCATTAGAAGGAGATTTGGTATTTGCGAATGAGCCAATCGTTCAAGTAGAGGGGCCATTAGCAGAATGCCAACTAATTGAAACGGCACTTTTAAATATTGTGAACTTCCAAACGTTGATTGCTACGAAAGCGGCACGCTTAAAATATGTAGCAGAAGATGATATTTTGATGGAATTTGGGTCTCGTCGGGCACAAGAAATGGATGCAGCTTTATGGGGAGCGCGTTCTGCGTATGTAGGTGGTTTTGATGCTACTTCTAATACCCGCGCTGGTAAACTATTTGGTATTCCCATTGCAGGTACCCATGCTCATTCTTTAGTACAAGTTTATCGTAATGACTATGATGCATTTAGTGCCTATGCACGTAGCCATAAAAACTGCGTGTTCTTAGTGGATACCTATGACACTCTTCGTTCAGGTGTACCGAATGCAATCCGTGTAGCGAAAGAAATGGGAGATAAAATCAACTTTGCTGGCGTTCGTATTGACAGTGGAGATATGGCTTATCTTTCTAAAAAAGTAAGACAGCAATTAGATGAAGCAGGTTTCCCAAATGCTAAAATTTATGCGTCGAATGATCTTGATGAAATGACCATCTTAAACTTGAAAATGCAAGGAGCAAAGATTGACGTGTGGGGTGTGGGAACTAAACTGATCACTGCCTTTGATCAGCCCGCTCTTGGAGCTGTTTACAAACTAGTTAGCATTGAAGATCATAAAGGAGAGATGGTAGATACTCTCAAGATTTCTAGTAATGCAGAAAAAGTTTCAACTCCTGGTCGCAAGCAAGTATGGAGAATCACTCGGAAGCGAGATGGTAAATCTGAAGGAGATTATATTGCTCTATGGCAAGAGGAACCGGACAAAGAAAAAGAATTGTTCATGTTCCATCCTATTTACACGTATATAAATAAAACTATTACTGATTTTGATGCGCGTCCCATCCTACAAGATATCATTGTAGAGGGGAAAAGAGTCTATGAATTACCTTCTTTAGAAGAAGTGAGAGCCTACGCAACCGAGCAACTGCATGATTTGTGGGATGAATATAAACGTATCTTGAATCCAGAAGATTATCCAGTTGATTTGTCACAAGAGACGTATGATCATAAAATGAGAACCATCAAACGATTGAAAGAGGAAGTTCGAAAAAATGGTGAGCCTCTTTAA
- the nadE gene encoding ammonia-dependent NAD(+) synthetase, which translates to MRPLQKKIIEELKVKDTIDPQQEIRKSIDFMKDYMKAHPFLKTLVLGISGGQDSTLTGKLAQMAITELRQETKKMYQFIAVELPYGKQADKSDVLDALAFIEPDKTLLVNIKPATDELVSALTQTDLSISDFNKGNIKARQRMVVQYAIAGEQAGVVIGTDHAGESVTGFFTKYGDGAADIIPIWRLNKRQGKAMLEVLNCPPHLYNKVPTADLEENRPSLPDEEALGVSYASIDDYLEGKEVSEKDATTIEGWFLRTKHKRHLPINVYDDFWRTENE; encoded by the coding sequence GTGCGGCCTTTACAAAAGAAAATTATTGAAGAATTAAAAGTGAAAGATACTATTGATCCCCAACAAGAAATTAGGAAGAGTATTGATTTTATGAAGGATTACATGAAGGCACATCCTTTCTTGAAAACACTCGTACTAGGAATTAGTGGTGGACAAGACTCCACCCTTACAGGGAAGTTAGCTCAGATGGCAATTACTGAATTACGTCAAGAAACAAAAAAGATGTATCAATTCATCGCTGTTGAACTTCCATATGGAAAACAAGCTGATAAATCTGACGTTCTGGATGCATTGGCATTTATCGAACCAGACAAAACCCTTCTTGTAAATATAAAACCAGCTACAGATGAATTAGTTTCTGCTTTAACGCAAACGGATTTATCTATATCTGATTTTAATAAAGGGAATATCAAGGCGCGTCAACGAATGGTTGTTCAATATGCGATTGCTGGAGAACAAGCAGGGGTGGTAATTGGAACGGACCACGCAGGTGAATCCGTTACTGGCTTTTTCACAAAATATGGTGATGGAGCAGCAGATATTATACCAATTTGGCGCTTAAATAAACGGCAAGGGAAAGCGATGTTGGAAGTGCTAAATTGTCCACCTCACTTGTATAATAAAGTTCCTACAGCCGATTTAGAAGAAAACCGTCCGTCTCTTCCGGATGAAGAAGCTCTAGGGGTTTCTTATGCATCGATTGATGATTATCTAGAAGGGAAAGAAGTTTCCGAAAAAGATGCAACAACGATTGAAGGATGGTTTTTGCGTACGAAACATAAGCGTCATTTACCCATTAACGTGTATGATGATTTCTGGCGAACTGAAAATGAGTAG